A genomic region of Fodinisporobacter ferrooxydans contains the following coding sequences:
- a CDS encoding PadR family transcriptional regulator translates to MAKDGVSRKQNRHLPAFLLLFLAEGDAHGGALWNRISDMMPLQWEIDSGAVYRVLRDLEERGSLTSYWNTEDTGPAKRIYHITEEGLQELILWYEDICLRKRNLEYFIRQFESLKNHERATGDEISYEKSD, encoded by the coding sequence ATGGCGAAAGATGGGGTGTCAAGAAAGCAAAATCGGCATTTGCCTGCGTTTTTACTCTTATTCCTGGCAGAAGGCGATGCACATGGAGGAGCATTGTGGAACCGTATTTCCGATATGATGCCTTTACAATGGGAAATCGATAGCGGGGCGGTGTACCGGGTTTTGCGCGATCTGGAGGAGCGGGGATCCTTAACTTCATACTGGAATACAGAAGATACAGGGCCAGCCAAACGGATCTACCATATCACCGAGGAAGGCTTACAGGAACTAATCTTGTGGTATGAGGATATATGTCTCCGAAAGAGAAATCTGGAATATTTCATTCGGCAATTCGAGAGCTTGAAAAATCATGAACGTGCAACTGGAGACGAGATATCCTATGAGAAATCCGATTAG
- a CDS encoding class II aldolase/adducin family protein, translating into MTFLHADSARAELIKAAKSLSASGVLFRGEHANLSARIEGDLVVITRGGSIANLSESNFATVTLQGETVEGEIDSVTAEIVEMHTAVYRARESVGSIMHVHAPHATAFAVAHQAIPVAYEPLVRFGITEPIPVVPWAPRGSEASVGGIVQIVEKHPGLPAVLLANHGVLAFTSNPMQTAHLLATLDEAAELVLNARVLGGEKELPEEALAQVKKHMAQFGSKVMA; encoded by the coding sequence ATGACCTTTTTACATGCAGATTCAGCAAGAGCGGAATTAATAAAAGCGGCTAAAAGTCTATCCGCTTCCGGTGTTTTGTTTCGGGGGGAACATGCCAATTTGTCTGCGCGCATCGAAGGAGATCTTGTAGTTATCACACGTGGGGGCAGTATCGCCAATCTCAGCGAATCGAATTTTGCAACGGTGACGCTGCAGGGGGAAACGGTTGAAGGCGAGATCGATTCCGTCACGGCGGAGATTGTCGAGATGCATACAGCGGTGTATCGTGCCAGGGAATCTGTGGGAAGCATCATGCATGTACACGCTCCGCATGCGACCGCATTTGCAGTGGCGCATCAAGCAATTCCTGTAGCGTATGAACCATTGGTGCGGTTTGGCATCACCGAACCGATTCCTGTGGTTCCTTGGGCACCGAGGGGATCGGAAGCGTCTGTAGGAGGGATTGTTCAGATTGTCGAAAAGCACCCCGGACTTCCTGCCGTGTTGCTCGCAAATCATGGAGTGCTTGCGTTTACCTCGAATCCGATGCAAACGGCACACCTGTTGGCAACGTTGGATGAAGCAGCGGAATTGGTGCTGAATGCTCGTGTACTGGGCGGTGAAAAAGAATTGCCGGAGGAAGCACTTGCGCAAGTCAAAAAACATATGGCGCAATTCGGATCAAAAGTCATGGCGTGA
- a CDS encoding YgaP family membrane protein, with amino-acid sequence MYVVNGKGNLIRLLAGIFILGSLILAVFVNLYWLLFTAFVGVNLIISSLTGFCLMEKILIKLGTKKNKISF; translated from the coding sequence GTGTACGTAGTGAATGGAAAGGGAAATCTGATTCGCTTGCTGGCAGGAATTTTCATTTTGGGAAGTTTGATATTGGCTGTTTTTGTAAATCTTTATTGGCTGTTATTTACTGCTTTTGTCGGTGTGAATTTGATTATTTCTTCTCTTACTGGCTTTTGTTTAATGGAAAAAATTTTAATAAAACTTGGCACGAAAAAAAATAAGATTTCTTTTTGA